From Micromonospora auratinigra:
GGCCTGGTTCCCCGGCTGAGCGGGCGGCGCGGCGCCGGGCGCCCGCCGGCACGGTAGAGTTAGTTGGATTTCCAGCCGAAAGAAGTGGGCGGCGCCCGTGATCAGCATCCACACCCCACCGCAGCCGACCGACCTCGGGGACGTCCGGGTGGCCAACCGGGCCGTGGTCCTGCGGCACGTCCGCCGGCACGCGCCCTGCTCCCGGGCCGACATCGCGGCCGCCACCGGGCTCAACAAGGCCACCGTCTCCAGCCTGGTCACCGAGCTGATCGACCGGCGGCTGCTGCGCGAGACCGGGCTGACCGAGAACCGGGTCGGCCGACCGGCCACCATGCTCGTCCTCGACGGCGAGCCGTACGTCGGGCTGGGCCTGCAGGTCGGCGCCGACGAGATCGTGGTCGTCGCGGTGGACCTCGGCGGGAACCGGCTGCTCACCTGGCGGCGCGCCTTCGCCGCGCCGGCCGCCTCCCCGGCCGAGACCGTACAGGCGCTGGCCGCCCTGGCCCGCCGGGCGGCGAACCGGGTCACCGGCCAGGGTCGCACCGTGCTCGGCCTCACCGCAGGCGTGCCCGGCCTGGTCGACACCGACGGCGGCGTACCGCTCGCGCCCGTGCTCGGCTGGCGCGCCGTGCCGCTCGCCGCCGAGCTGCGCCGCGTGCTGCGTGAGCCGGGCTTCGCCGTCGGCATCGACACCGACGCCAACCTCGCCGTCCTGGCCGAGCAGCGCCACGGCGCGTACGCCGGCGCGGCCGACCTGGTGCACCTCACCGGCGGCGTCTCGGTCGCCGCCGGCCTGGTCAGCGGCGGCCGGCCGCTGCGCGGCGGCCGGGGCTTCGCCGGCGAGCTGGGGCACGTGCCGCTGGATCCGGCCGGACCGGCCTGCGCCTGCGGCCGGCGCGGCTGCCTGGCCGCGCTGACCGGCGTGGACGCCGTGGTGCGCCGCCTGCTGCCGGATGCCACCCGGGACGGTCCGGTCACCGACTACCTGCCGGAACTCGACCGGATCCAGGCGCTCGCCCGGGCCGGGGACGCTGCCGTCCTGGACGGGCTCGCCGACGTCGGGCGGCAGCTCGGCCACGGGCTGTCCGTCCTGGTCAACCTGCTCGACCCGGAGGTGATCGTGGTGGGTGGGCACTTCGCGACCCTGGCGCCGTGGCTGCTGCCCCCGGCCCGCACCGCGCTCGCCGCCGCCACTCTCGCCCCGCCGGCCGGCGGCTGCCGGTTGGAGGCGAGCACCCTCGGCGCGACCGCCGGCGCGCTCGGTGGCGCCACCGCCGCGCTGTCCGCGATCGAGGCGGGCCGGCTACCGGCCGGCTGAGGCCGCCCGGGCACGGACGTCGATCCGGGCCTTGACCGCGGCGGTGTGCGGGTGCCAACCTCGGTACGCCGTTCCCGGCACAGGGCAGGTCGGGGCGGCATGTTTTCCGGCGGTCGTCGAAGCGCTTCACCACGCGTTCCGGGCCGACTCGCCGCCGGCCGGCACACCCCACCCCACCACCGTTCGCGCGGCCGCTCGCCGCACGGTCGTCGAAGCGATTCGACGCCTTGGCCGCACCGCACGCCCACGGAAGGCCCCCGCGATGACCGACCCCACCGCCCGCCGGCTCGACGACCTGCTGGCCCGGCTCACCCTGCCCGAGAAGCTCGGCCTGCTGCACCAGTGGCAGGCTCCGGTGCCCCGACTCGGCCTACCGTCGTTCCGGACCGGCACGGAGGCGCTGCACGGCGTCGCCTGGCTCGGCCCCGCCACCGTCTTCCCCCAGGCGATCGGGCTGGCCGCCACCTGGAACCCCGAGCTGATCCGCACCGTCGGCGCGGCCGTGGGCGACGAGGTGCGCGCCAAGCACCGCGCCGACCCGCACCAGGTCGGGCTGAACGTGTGGGCGCCGGTGGTCAACCCGCTGCGCGACCCCCGCTGGGGGCGCAACGAGGAAGGCTGGTCCGAGGACCCGTGGCTCACCGGCCGGCTGGCCACCGCGTACGCGGGGGGACTGCGCGGCGCGCACCCGCGACGGCTGCGGACCGCACCGACGGTCAAGCACTTCCTCGGCTACAACAACGAGACCGACCGGGCGGTCACCTCCAGCAACCTGCCGCCCCGGGTGCTGCACGAGTACGAGCTGCCCGCTTTCCGGGCCCCGATCGAGGCCGGCGCGGCGGTGGCGGTGATGGCCTCGTACAACCGCGTCGACGGGCTCCCCGCGCACCTGAGCCCGCTGATCGACGGTGCCCTGCGCGGCTGGGCCGACGACGAGATCCTGGTGGTCGGCGACGCCGGGGCGGTCGGCAACATCGCCGGCGTGCAGGCACACCTGCCCGACCACGTCGAGGGGTTCGCCGCCGCGCTGCGCGCCGGCATCGACAGCTTCACCGAGGACGACCGGGACAGCGCCCCCACCGTGCGGCGGATGACCGAGGCGCTGCGGCGGGGGCTGATCGACGAGTCCCACGTGGACCGGGCGGTACGGCGCGTCCTCAGTGTCCGGCTGCGCCTGGGCGACCTCGACGGCGACGACCCGTACGCCGACGTGCCGGTCGACGCGACCGAGCGCCCGGCGCACCGGCAGCTGGCCCGCGAGGCGGCCCGCCAGGCGATCGTGCTGCTGCGCAACGACGGACTGCTGCCCCTCTCCCCCGCGGCGGGCCACCGGGTGGCGGTGCTCGGCCCGCTCGCCGACGCCGTGCACACCGACTGGTACAGCGGCACCCTGCCGTACGCGGTCAGCGCGTACGCGGGGCTGGCCGCCCGGCTGCCCGAGGTGCGTACCCACACCGGCGCCGACCGGATCACCCTGCGCGTCGGTGACCGCCACGTCGGCTGCCCGGACACCGCCGACGGCGGCCCGCTGGCCCTGGCCGACGAGCCGACCGGATTCGAGGTGTACGACTGGGGCCAGGGTGTGGTGGCGTTGCGGGCGCTCGGCAATGGCCGGCACGTCGGGGCGCGCGACGACGGCGTGCTGGTCAACGACCGGCCCGGCCCGGGCGACTGGGTGGTCCGGGAGACGTTCCGGTTCCGGTACCGCGCCGACGGCACCGTACTGCTGCACCACCTGGCCACCGACGGTTACGTGAGCGTGGACGGCGCCGGGCGGCTCGTGGCCGGGGCGGACGTCGACGCGGCGGCCGTGTTCACGCCCGAGCTGGTCGCCGACGGGGCCGCCGCGGCGGCCGCGCTGGCCGCCGCGGCCGATGTGGCCGTGGTGGCGCTGGGCAACCACCCGATGGTCAACGGGCGCGAGACCGAGGACCGCGCCGACCTCGACCTGCCGGCCGGCCAGGCCGCCCTGCTGCGCGCCGTGCACGCCGCCAACCCGCGCACGGTGCTGGTGGTGACCAGTAGCTACCCGTACGCGCTGGGCTGGGCGCAGGAACACCTGCCGGCGGTGCTGTGGACCTCGCACGGCGGTCAGGAGCACGGCAACGCCCTGGCCGACGTGCTGCTCGGCGACACCGACCCGACCGGGCGACTGACCCAGACCTGGTACGCCGACACGGCCGACCTGCCGGAGCTGCTCGACTACGACATCATCGGCGCCGACGCCACCTACCTCTACCACCGGGGCGAGCCGCTGTACCCGTTCGGGCACGGCCTCAGCTACGCCTGCTTCGACTACGCTGACCTGCGGTGCGCCGCCGGCACGGCGCACGTCGGCGAGGAGGTCGAGGTGAGCGTCGAGGTCACCAACACCGGCACCCGCCGCGGCACCGAGGTGGTGCAGCTCTACACCCGCCAGCGTCGTTCCCGGGTCAAGCAGCCGCTGCGCCGGCTGCACGACTTCGCCCGGGTGACCCTCGATCCGGGGCGTACCGGTCGGGTGGTCCTGCGGCTGCGCACCGCGGAGCTGTCCTGGTGGGACGAGACGCGCGGGGCCATGGTGGTGGAGGACGCCACGCACAGCCTGCTGGTGGGGCGCTCGGCACACGACATCCGACTGGTCGGGGCGGTCACCGTGACCGGCAGCACGGCGGCGCCGCACGCCCCCGCCGAGCCCGCCGGGGTGGCCCGGTGAGCGGGCGCGCCGGCGGCGAGCAGGTCACCATCGCCGACGTGGCCCGGCACGCGGGCGTCGCGGCGAGCACCGTGTCGTACGTGCTCAGCGGCAAGCGCACCATCTCGGCGGTGACCCGCGACCGGGTGCTGGCCAGTGTCCGCGCCCTCGGGTACCACCCTCACGCGGGGGCCCGCGCGCTGGCCAGCCGCAAGGCGAACGTGATCGCCCTGGTGCTGCCGCTGCGCACCGGCATGCAGGTGCCGGTGGTGATGCAGTTCGCGACCGCCGTGGTCACCACCGCCCGCCGGCACGACCACGACGTGCTGCTGGTGACCTCCGACGAGGGGCCGGCGGGGCTGCACCGCATCGCCGGCAGCGCCATGGTCGACGGGGTGCTGCTGATGGACGTCGAGCTGGAGGACTCCCGCGCGCCGCTGCTGCGGGAGCTGCCGTTGCCCAGCGTGCTGATCGGGCATCCCGCCGACAGCACCGCGCTGGCCTGTGTGGATCTGGACTTCCGCCGCGCCGGGGAGCTGTGCGTCGAGCACCTGGCCGCGGCCGGGCACCGGAAGGTGGCGCTGCTCGGGGCCCCGGCCGCGGTGTACGCGCGGGGCACCGGTTTCGCGCACCGGACCCGGGCCGGGGTGGTCGAGGCCGCCGGCCGCCTCGGCGTCGAGGCGGTGACGCTGCCCTGCGAGGAGGGGCCGGCGGCGGTCCGCGCGGACCTGGCGGCCCTGCTGGAGCGCCATCCCGACGTCACCGGCCTGGTGGTGCAGAACGAGTCGGCGGTGGGCCCGGTGCTGGCCACGCTGCCGTCCTTGGGCCGTCGGGTGCCGCAGGACGTGTCGGTGGTGGCCATCTGCCCGGACCAGTTCGCCGAGCAGTCGGGGCTGAGCTGTGTGCCGGTGCCCGCCGAGGAGGTCGGCCGACAGGCGGTGGGGCTGCTGATGCGGCGGCTGTCCGGTGAGCCGGTGCCGGAGGTGACGCTGCTGCCGCCGCGGCTCACCGTCCGCGACACCAGCGCCGTCCGGGACGGCGGCGCCGCCGGCCGGTGACGGGCGGTCAGAGGTTGTCGGGTCGGTGCAGCGCCGGGTGGTGCTCGCCCGGCGCGGCGAACCAGGCGGCCGGCTCGGTCCGCAGCGCGGTGCTGATCCGCAGCCGGGACCAGTCGTCCAGCTCCGGCAGGTCGTCCGGGGCGAACCAGTCGACCGCGAGGGACTCGTCGCCGTCGGCGGTGGGCGCGCCGCCGACCGGTCGACAGTGGAACCAGACGTTGAGGTATTCGCAGGCGTCGCCGTTGGGGTAGACCACCGGGTGGGTGGCGACGCCGCCGATCCGCTCGACGACCACCTCGACGCCGGTCTCCTCGCGGACCTCGCGCACGAGCGCGTCGGCGGGCTGCTCGCCCGGGTCGACCACGCCGGCCGGGATGGACCAGCGGCCGTTGTCGCCCCGGCGGGCCAGCAGCAGCCACCCGGCGTCGTCGGTCACCACCGCGCTCACCCCGTAGAGCATCAGCAGCTCGGCACCGATGTGGCGACGCATCCGGGCGATGTAGGGCGACAGCGGCATCCCGGCACCCTACCGGTCGGTGGGCCGGTGCCGCCGTACCATGCCGGCCGCCAGCGCAGCGCCGTCCAGGTCACCGGCGGCGATCCGGCCGGCGACGGTACGCCGCACCAGCCGGTCGGCGAGGGCGGGCGCGTGCCGGGCCAGGGCCAGCTCGACGCGGCCCCGCCGGGTGGTGGCGACGTCGCGGGGCGCCCGGCGTGCGGTGGCGGCCCGCAGGATGGCCGCGACGACCCCCTCGACCGGTTCCGCGCGGGACACCCCGTTCAGCGACAGTCCGGCCCGTTCGGTGCTGTCGTGGATCGGTGAGGCGACCATGCTGGGGTAGACGACGCTGACCCCGACGTGGGTGCCGACCTCGTGGCGCAGCGCGTCGGCGTAGGCGACCAGGGCCCGCTTGCTCACCCCGTACGCGGCGGCGAGCGGCAGCGGCAGCACGGCCATCCGGCTGGCCACGAAGACCACCCGCCCGCGCGACGCCTCCAGGGCCGGCAGCGCCGCCGCCGTGGTCCGCCAGGCGGCCAGCAGGTTGACCTCCAACTGCCGGCGGACGACCTCGTCGGGGGGCAGCTCGGCGGGGGCGGGGCCCCCGACACCGGCGTTGTTGACCAGCAGGTCCAACCCGCCGAGGCGGTCCACGGCGGCGGCCACCGCCGGCGG
This genomic window contains:
- a CDS encoding ROK family transcriptional regulator — encoded protein: MISIHTPPQPTDLGDVRVANRAVVLRHVRRHAPCSRADIAAATGLNKATVSSLVTELIDRRLLRETGLTENRVGRPATMLVLDGEPYVGLGLQVGADEIVVVAVDLGGNRLLTWRRAFAAPAASPAETVQALAALARRAANRVTGQGRTVLGLTAGVPGLVDTDGGVPLAPVLGWRAVPLAAELRRVLREPGFAVGIDTDANLAVLAEQRHGAYAGAADLVHLTGGVSVAAGLVSGGRPLRGGRGFAGELGHVPLDPAGPACACGRRGCLAALTGVDAVVRRLLPDATRDGPVTDYLPELDRIQALARAGDAAVLDGLADVGRQLGHGLSVLVNLLDPEVIVVGGHFATLAPWLLPPARTALAAATLAPPAGGCRLEASTLGATAGALGGATAALSAIEAGRLPAG
- a CDS encoding SDR family NAD(P)-dependent oxidoreductase, which encodes MSALTGRRVLVTGARGTFGRHLCAALTAAGARVVGLDLHADEDAEVPVLGCDLTDQAAVPPAVAAAVDRLGGLDLLVNNAGVGGPAPAELPPDEVVRRQLEVNLLAAWRTTAAALPALEASRGRVVFVASRMAVLPLPLAAAYGVSKRALVAYADALRHEVGTHVGVSVVYPSMVASPIHDSTERAGLSLNGVSRAEPVEGVVAAILRAATARRAPRDVATTRRGRVELALARHAPALADRLVRRTVAGRIAAGDLDGAALAAGMVRRHRPTDR
- a CDS encoding LacI family DNA-binding transcriptional regulator codes for the protein MSGRAGGEQVTIADVARHAGVAASTVSYVLSGKRTISAVTRDRVLASVRALGYHPHAGARALASRKANVIALVLPLRTGMQVPVVMQFATAVVTTARRHDHDVLLVTSDEGPAGLHRIAGSAMVDGVLLMDVELEDSRAPLLRELPLPSVLIGHPADSTALACVDLDFRRAGELCVEHLAAAGHRKVALLGAPAAVYARGTGFAHRTRAGVVEAAGRLGVEAVTLPCEEGPAAVRADLAALLERHPDVTGLVVQNESAVGPVLATLPSLGRRVPQDVSVVAICPDQFAEQSGLSCVPVPAEEVGRQAVGLLMRRLSGEPVPEVTLLPPRLTVRDTSAVRDGGAAGR
- a CDS encoding beta-glucosidase family protein; this encodes MTDPTARRLDDLLARLTLPEKLGLLHQWQAPVPRLGLPSFRTGTEALHGVAWLGPATVFPQAIGLAATWNPELIRTVGAAVGDEVRAKHRADPHQVGLNVWAPVVNPLRDPRWGRNEEGWSEDPWLTGRLATAYAGGLRGAHPRRLRTAPTVKHFLGYNNETDRAVTSSNLPPRVLHEYELPAFRAPIEAGAAVAVMASYNRVDGLPAHLSPLIDGALRGWADDEILVVGDAGAVGNIAGVQAHLPDHVEGFAAALRAGIDSFTEDDRDSAPTVRRMTEALRRGLIDESHVDRAVRRVLSVRLRLGDLDGDDPYADVPVDATERPAHRQLAREAARQAIVLLRNDGLLPLSPAAGHRVAVLGPLADAVHTDWYSGTLPYAVSAYAGLAARLPEVRTHTGADRITLRVGDRHVGCPDTADGGPLALADEPTGFEVYDWGQGVVALRALGNGRHVGARDDGVLVNDRPGPGDWVVRETFRFRYRADGTVLLHHLATDGYVSVDGAGRLVAGADVDAAAVFTPELVADGAAAAAALAAAADVAVVALGNHPMVNGRETEDRADLDLPAGQAALLRAVHAANPRTVLVVTSSYPYALGWAQEHLPAVLWTSHGGQEHGNALADVLLGDTDPTGRLTQTWYADTADLPELLDYDIIGADATYLYHRGEPLYPFGHGLSYACFDYADLRCAAGTAHVGEEVEVSVEVTNTGTRRGTEVVQLYTRQRRSRVKQPLRRLHDFARVTLDPGRTGRVVLRLRTAELSWWDETRGAMVVEDATHSLLVGRSAHDIRLVGAVTVTGSTAAPHAPAEPAGVAR
- a CDS encoding NUDIX domain-containing protein; translated protein: MPLSPYIARMRRHIGAELLMLYGVSAVVTDDAGWLLLARRGDNGRWSIPAGVVDPGEQPADALVREVREETGVEVVVERIGGVATHPVVYPNGDACEYLNVWFHCRPVGGAPTADGDESLAVDWFAPDDLPELDDWSRLRISTALRTEPAAWFAAPGEHHPALHRPDNL